One Brevibacterium spongiae DNA segment encodes these proteins:
- a CDS encoding glycine betaine ABC transporter substrate-binding protein yields MKSRTLTAVIAASAALGLALSGCSQEASKASGADGDKGTIKIGYISSWSDSRSTAFLLENQLEKLGYDTELETISEAAILYAGVANGDIDVYPSAWPEKTHKQYMDEYGDKIEDISTYYDKAQNTIVVPSYSDIDSMDELKDNAEKFDNKIIGIEPGAGLTAVTKDSMMPEYDLEKDFELVTSSTPAMLTELGNAIDAKEDIVVTLWRPFWANNAFDVKDLKDPKNAMGDPEKMHFLGTDGFSDEFPEASELIKGIKLDDKTYGELENLIVNEYEEGQEGDAVDQWIKDNPKAFDSELTD; encoded by the coding sequence ATGAAATCACGCACACTCACCGCCGTCATCGCCGCAAGCGCGGCCCTCGGACTCGCTCTGAGCGGATGCTCCCAGGAGGCGAGCAAGGCCTCGGGCGCCGACGGCGACAAGGGAACGATCAAGATCGGCTACATCTCCTCGTGGTCCGACAGCCGCAGCACCGCGTTCCTGCTCGAGAACCAGCTCGAGAAGCTCGGATACGACACCGAGTTGGAGACGATCTCCGAGGCTGCGATCCTCTATGCGGGCGTCGCGAACGGCGACATCGACGTGTACCCCTCCGCCTGGCCGGAGAAGACCCACAAGCAGTACATGGATGAGTACGGCGACAAGATCGAGGACATCAGCACCTACTACGACAAAGCGCAGAACACCATCGTCGTGCCCTCCTACTCCGATATCGACTCGATGGACGAGCTCAAGGACAACGCTGAGAAGTTCGACAACAAGATCATCGGCATCGAACCCGGAGCCGGCCTGACCGCCGTGACGAAGGATTCGATGATGCCGGAGTACGACTTGGAGAAGGACTTCGAGCTGGTGACCTCCTCGACGCCGGCGATGCTCACCGAGTTGGGCAATGCCATTGATGCGAAGGAAGACATCGTCGTCACCCTGTGGCGGCCGTTCTGGGCCAACAATGCCTTCGACGTCAAGGATCTCAAGGACCCGAAGAACGCGATGGGCGATCCCGAGAAGATGCACTTCCTCGGCACCGACGGCTTCAGCGATGAGTTCCCCGAGGCTTCGGAGCTCATCAAGGGGATCAAGCTCGATGACAAGACGTACGGGGAGCTTGAGAACCTCATCGTCAATGAGTACGAAGAGGGCCAGGAAGGCGATGCCGTCGACCAGTGGATCAAGGACAACCCGAAGGCCTTCGACTCCGAACTCACCGACTGA
- a CDS encoding N-acetylglucosamine-6-phosphate deacetylase — MTPPAQSSGGQSSPGQALPGASTTGASSSGTSTTGTSTPGTPTTGTSSTGTSSTGTSSTGTEAVIRNACILDGDRETFTAETADTWIAFGGGVVTARGRGDGWKDVAASATVEVIDGDGGYVAPAFVDIHCHGAGGASAEDGAEEIETILAVHRAHGTRALALSYVSDTIDGLCRSLRVGAQLVRNLEGVIGLHAEGPFLSPDFKGAHAPEVLTAPTRAAVEAILDAADGTLAQITIAPELPGALDAIARFTSTGVRVAIGHTAADYELTATAFDAGASILTHAFNAMPGIHHRAPGPVIAAAENDQVTVELINDGVHVAAPVTRMLHELVPGRIALITDAMAATGMNDGQYMLGSLPVTVEDSVARLTASDGSVGSIAGSTLTMDAAVRRAVTEVGLSPIDAVQAAGLVPLRALGQAPGGQSEARRPGSAGFTGSVEASVETGSGGSGDEASQLLAVGMPADLLLLEGDMSIRESRIGA, encoded by the coding sequence ATGACCCCACCCGCACAGAGCTCAGGCGGACAGAGCTCACCCGGACAGGCACTGCCCGGCGCCTCGACCACTGGTGCCTCGAGCTCTGGCACCTCGACCACAGGCACCTCTACCCCCGGCACCCCGACCACTGGCACCTCGAGCACCGGCACCTCGAGCACCGGCACCTCGAGCACGGGCACCGAGGCGGTCATCCGCAATGCGTGCATCCTCGACGGGGATAGGGAGACGTTCACCGCGGAGACCGCGGATACGTGGATCGCGTTCGGTGGGGGAGTAGTCACCGCGCGTGGACGCGGTGATGGCTGGAAGGACGTGGCCGCCTCGGCGACGGTCGAGGTCATCGATGGCGACGGCGGGTATGTGGCGCCGGCGTTCGTCGACATCCACTGTCACGGCGCGGGCGGAGCCAGCGCGGAGGACGGGGCCGAGGAGATCGAGACGATCCTCGCCGTGCACCGCGCGCACGGTACCCGAGCCCTTGCGCTGTCATACGTCTCGGACACGATCGACGGACTCTGCAGGTCCCTGCGTGTCGGCGCGCAGCTCGTCCGCAACCTCGAGGGAGTCATCGGCCTGCACGCCGAGGGTCCGTTCCTGTCCCCGGACTTCAAGGGGGCGCACGCGCCCGAGGTGCTCACAGCGCCCACGCGCGCAGCGGTTGAGGCGATCCTCGACGCCGCTGATGGGACGCTTGCGCAGATCACCATCGCCCCTGAACTGCCCGGCGCGCTCGATGCGATCGCCAGGTTCACCTCGACCGGGGTGCGCGTGGCCATCGGCCATACGGCCGCCGATTATGAGCTGACCGCGACGGCCTTCGACGCAGGCGCGTCCATCCTCACGCATGCGTTCAATGCGATGCCCGGCATCCACCACCGGGCCCCGGGCCCTGTCATCGCCGCTGCCGAGAACGACCAGGTCACCGTCGAACTCATCAATGACGGCGTCCACGTCGCAGCCCCAGTAACACGTATGCTCCACGAGCTCGTGCCCGGCCGCATCGCGCTCATCACCGATGCCATGGCGGCCACGGGAATGAACGACGGACAGTACATGCTCGGTTCGCTGCCGGTGACCGTGGAGGATTCGGTGGCCCGCCTGACGGCGAGCGATGGTTCGGTCGGTTCGATCGCGGGGTCGACCCTGACCATGGACGCCGCGGTCCGGCGCGCCGTCACCGAGGTGGGACTGAGTCCTATCGATGCCGTGCAGGCCGCCGGTCTGGTGCCCTTGCGGGCGCTGGGACAGGCGCCCGGCGGTCAGTCGGAAGCGCGGCGACCCGGTTCCGCAGGTTTCACAGGTTCCGTTGAGGCCAGTGTCGAGACCGGTTCCGGCGGTTCCGGTGACGAGGCTTCGCAGCTGCTTGCGGTCGGGATGCCGGCTGATCTCCTGCTGCTCGAGGGGGACATGAGCATCCGAGAGTCTCGGATCGGCGCCTGA
- a CDS encoding methylated-DNA--[protein]-cysteine S-methyltransferase, with protein MTDSSAAVDTFVGPLTVTCDGQSVIGLGWHAPTDSGPADSIPTVSIPTDSIPTEAAAASDPILAEAVAQLRAYFDGRLGDFDLPVDFGQVSDVARAVLTTLAEQVPAGTTVTYGQLAEASGTGIPARAVGGIMGLNPIPIIVPCHRVVAGDGLGGYSGGLPGHELETKRRLLEFEDALPQPLF; from the coding sequence ATGACGGACAGTTCGGCAGCTGTCGACACATTCGTCGGCCCCCTCACCGTGACCTGCGACGGACAGTCGGTCATCGGACTCGGATGGCACGCTCCCACCGATTCAGGCCCTGCTGATTCGATCCCCACCGTTTCGATCCCCACCGATTCGATCCCCACCGAGGCGGCCGCCGCCTCGGATCCGATCCTCGCCGAGGCGGTCGCCCAGCTGCGTGCGTACTTCGACGGCCGCCTCGGCGATTTCGACCTGCCCGTCGATTTCGGTCAGGTCTCGGACGTCGCCAGGGCGGTGCTGACGACCTTGGCTGAGCAGGTCCCGGCAGGCACCACGGTGACCTATGGTCAACTCGCCGAAGCCAGCGGAACTGGGATTCCCGCGCGTGCCGTCGGCGGGATCATGGGGCTCAACCCGATCCCGATCATCGTCCCATGCCACCGCGTTGTGGCTGGTGACGGACTGGGCGGCTATTCGGGCGGGCTGCCCGGGCACGAGCTCGAGACGAAGAGGCGCCTCCTCGAATTCGAAGACGCCCTGCCTCAGCCGCTGTTCTGA
- a CDS encoding S9 family peptidase: MTTHDAVTRLLDARRLQELLTNQAGRVIARYSFLNSEGNSSLSHLADISGDVPRRITRGDQSIGPAALSENGTIVFASKRKGEDGKDAESPSLWALPDSGEARRLAEHEGGFSRIEIKNETLIVEFPVHTWAADENDHQEFSSERSDAKVSGILHTGFPVRRWDHDLGPGRQTLAIAKLDEAATDFPEVTDEFSGPSGLDFHYLSLPSGRLVDWAVDDDARFVLVQLEKPIPGQLEASEIWRVSLDGEPELHRLTKPAADHGFGIEAISPDGTKALVSREQFWTPQTNLSIELMVLDVETAELTPVWPDADFWFSPIWVDDSTIVATADDHGRGSVFIGDLTDAQPRRLVGGIDQKYSFSGLALRGDTVVGTASAIDVAPMPISIDLTSGVISELANPATPLDEEGTLTEVEARAEDGTPIRAWLVLPEGEGPHPLVVFAHGGPWGSWNAWTYRWNPGPFAAAGYAVLLPDPAISTGYGQAMIDRGQQQLGGTPFTDIMTLTEAAGQRGDIDTEHIALAGGSYGGYMANWVAGHTGSTFKCIVTHASLWNTTSMGRTTDNASWDAAMREQSAQYSPHLYAADIEVPVLVIHGDKDYRVPIGQGQELWLDLLTQAKTPLDADGDTQHRFLYYPDEGHWILGRGNAEVWYRTVLAFLDTHVLGIEANRVRTLG, encoded by the coding sequence ATGACGACCCACGATGCAGTGACCCGACTCCTCGACGCCCGCCGCCTGCAAGAACTCCTGACGAATCAGGCCGGCCGCGTCATCGCCCGGTACTCGTTCCTCAACTCCGAGGGAAACTCCTCCCTCAGCCACCTCGCCGATATCAGCGGAGACGTGCCGCGTCGCATCACCCGCGGCGATCAGTCGATCGGACCGGCGGCTCTGAGCGAGAACGGCACGATCGTCTTCGCCTCCAAACGCAAGGGCGAGGACGGCAAGGACGCCGAGAGCCCGAGCCTGTGGGCGCTTCCCGACAGCGGCGAGGCCCGCCGACTCGCCGAGCATGAGGGCGGCTTCTCCCGCATCGAGATCAAGAACGAGACCCTCATCGTCGAATTCCCCGTTCATACGTGGGCAGCGGATGAGAACGACCACCAGGAATTCAGCTCCGAACGCAGCGATGCGAAGGTCAGCGGCATCCTCCACACCGGGTTCCCGGTCCGCCGCTGGGACCATGATCTGGGACCCGGCAGGCAGACCCTGGCAATTGCGAAGCTCGACGAGGCGGCCACCGACTTCCCGGAGGTCACCGATGAGTTCAGCGGCCCGTCCGGCCTGGACTTCCACTACCTGTCGCTGCCGTCCGGTCGCCTCGTCGACTGGGCCGTCGACGATGACGCTCGGTTCGTTCTCGTCCAGCTCGAGAAGCCGATCCCCGGCCAGCTCGAGGCCAGCGAGATCTGGCGGGTCAGCCTCGACGGCGAACCCGAGCTGCACCGACTGACGAAACCGGCCGCCGATCATGGCTTCGGCATCGAGGCCATCAGCCCCGATGGGACGAAAGCCCTGGTCAGCCGGGAACAGTTCTGGACTCCACAGACCAATCTCTCAATCGAGCTCATGGTTCTCGATGTCGAGACGGCGGAACTGACCCCAGTGTGGCCGGACGCTGATTTCTGGTTCTCTCCGATCTGGGTCGACGATTCGACGATCGTCGCGACCGCCGACGATCACGGTCGCGGCAGCGTCTTCATCGGCGACCTGACCGATGCGCAGCCGCGACGCCTCGTCGGCGGCATCGACCAGAAATATTCGTTCTCCGGTCTCGCGCTGCGCGGGGACACGGTGGTGGGGACCGCCTCGGCGATCGATGTCGCACCCATGCCGATCTCGATCGATCTCACCTCCGGAGTCATCAGCGAACTCGCGAACCCGGCGACGCCCCTCGACGAGGAGGGCACCCTCACCGAGGTGGAGGCCCGAGCCGAGGACGGCACCCCGATCCGGGCGTGGCTTGTGCTGCCGGAGGGCGAAGGGCCGCACCCGCTGGTCGTCTTCGCGCACGGCGGACCGTGGGGGTCGTGGAATGCGTGGACGTACCGGTGGAACCCCGGACCCTTCGCCGCCGCCGGCTACGCGGTGCTGCTGCCGGACCCGGCGATCTCGACCGGGTACGGCCAGGCGATGATCGACCGCGGTCAGCAGCAGCTGGGCGGCACCCCGTTCACCGACATCATGACCCTGACCGAGGCGGCCGGGCAGCGAGGCGACATCGACACCGAGCACATCGCCCTGGCCGGCGGTTCCTACGGCGGATACATGGCCAACTGGGTTGCCGGGCACACGGGCAGCACGTTCAAATGCATCGTCACCCACGCCTCGCTGTGGAACACGACGTCGATGGGGCGGACGACGGACAACGCGTCATGGGACGCGGCGATGCGGGAACAGTCGGCGCAGTACTCGCCGCATCTGTACGCCGCCGATATCGAAGTGCCCGTACTCGTCATCCACGGCGACAAGGACTACCGAGTGCCGATCGGGCAGGGGCAGGAGCTGTGGCTCGACCTGCTCACCCAGGCGAAGACTCCGCTCGACGCCGATGGCGACACTCAGCACCGGTTCCTGTACTACCCGGATGAGGGGCACTGGATCCTCGGCCGCGGCAATGCCGAGGTCTGGTATCGCACGGTGCTCGCGTTCCTCGACACGCATGTGCTCGGCATCGAAGCGAACCGCGTCCGCACCCTGGGGTGA
- a CDS encoding Dyp-type peroxidase produces the protein MRTPTTVTTVTTEPSRAGFSRRGLIASAAAAGGAGLIGATAGFGFGRSGPGSADAADGKGEPPRRDLDGANGAQVEPFYGTHQSGVETPPQAYAHFLAFTLRPGITAAEAVRWLRLLTADAAALTQGQAPLADSETELAADPARLTVTFGFGRGLVALAGKNKVPEWLKPLEAFSIDRLQPERSTGDLLLQICGDDPLTLAHARRMLFKDSRSFAKVAWQREGFRRAYGSSGEGATQRNLFGQLDGTANPGPGSEDFARIIWGAGTGQSEPVFSARGEPPADLGAHLPEWLRGGTTLVLRDIAMNLDTWDKADRPAREFSTGRTLDTGAPLSGTDEFDVPDFTAVDERGLTTISKAAHIARARDGLGPEVQIHRRTFNYETGAGEESGLLFASFQADIERQFLPIQRRLAEVDLLNEWTTPIGSTVWAIPPGASDGGYIGQELFEG, from the coding sequence ATGAGGACTCCGACCACGGTGACCACGGTGACCACTGAGCCCTCACGCGCCGGTTTCAGCCGCCGAGGTCTCATCGCCTCGGCGGCCGCCGCCGGCGGTGCCGGACTCATCGGAGCGACCGCAGGATTCGGATTCGGCCGCAGCGGTCCCGGATCCGCGGACGCGGCCGACGGGAAGGGAGAGCCGCCTCGGCGAGATCTGGACGGGGCGAACGGGGCACAGGTCGAACCGTTCTACGGCACTCACCAATCCGGTGTCGAGACTCCGCCGCAGGCGTATGCACATTTCCTCGCGTTCACGCTGCGACCGGGGATCACAGCCGCCGAGGCGGTCCGCTGGCTGCGTCTGCTCACCGCAGATGCGGCCGCGCTCACTCAGGGCCAGGCTCCGCTGGCCGATTCCGAAACCGAGCTCGCCGCGGATCCCGCCCGTCTGACGGTGACCTTCGGATTCGGGCGCGGTCTCGTCGCGTTGGCCGGCAAGAACAAGGTGCCGGAATGGCTGAAGCCTCTCGAGGCGTTCAGCATCGACCGTCTTCAACCGGAGCGAAGCACGGGGGATCTGCTCCTCCAGATCTGCGGAGACGACCCGCTGACCCTGGCCCATGCCAGGCGGATGCTGTTCAAGGACTCCAGGTCCTTTGCGAAGGTGGCATGGCAGCGGGAGGGGTTCCGCCGGGCCTATGGCAGTTCGGGTGAAGGGGCGACGCAGCGCAACCTCTTCGGCCAGCTCGACGGCACAGCGAACCCCGGTCCCGGTTCCGAGGATTTCGCAAGGATCATCTGGGGTGCCGGCACCGGACAATCCGAACCGGTGTTCTCGGCGCGGGGCGAACCCCCGGCCGACCTCGGCGCGCACCTGCCGGAGTGGCTGCGCGGAGGGACGACGCTGGTGCTGAGGGACATTGCGATGAACCTCGACACCTGGGACAAGGCCGACCGTCCCGCCCGGGAGTTCTCGACCGGACGCACCTTGGACACGGGAGCTCCACTGTCGGGCACCGACGAATTCGATGTCCCGGACTTCACCGCCGTCGATGAGCGCGGGCTGACGACGATCTCGAAAGCCGCGCATATCGCTCGGGCCCGGGACGGGCTGGGACCCGAGGTGCAGATCCACCGGCGCACGTTCAACTACGAGACCGGAGCCGGTGAGGAATCAGGGCTGCTGTTCGCGTCCTTCCAGGCCGATATCGAGCGGCAGTTCCTGCCGATCCAACGCCGCCTCGCCGAGGTGGACCTGCTCAACGAGTGGACGACTCCGATCGGGTCGACGGTGTGGGCGATCCCGCCCGGAGCCTCGGACGGAGGGTATATCGGGCAGGAGCTCTTCGAGGGGTGA
- a CDS encoding copper chaperone PCu(A)C gives MRKNITLATALPIAVVIGLTGCGSSEGQAADSPQTEAGDSASNSPAGTQVDAEALSFDDAWVKAAEDGMTAVFGEVSNNTDHDINLVEAKYPDAKMVELHETAEDGSGGMSMQEKEGGFDIPAGESLSLEPGGDHIMIMGLKKAINPGEQISLELVTADDQTIEVTAVAKEYSGAQEDYAPGEADHGDHEGSNHEDSGHEDSDHGDHGDH, from the coding sequence ATGCGAAAGAACATCACCCTGGCCACAGCCCTGCCCATCGCCGTCGTCATCGGCCTGACCGGCTGCGGATCCTCCGAGGGCCAAGCAGCCGACTCGCCGCAGACCGAAGCGGGCGACTCGGCATCGAACAGCCCCGCCGGCACCCAAGTCGACGCCGAGGCGCTCAGCTTCGACGACGCCTGGGTCAAGGCCGCCGAGGACGGAATGACCGCGGTCTTCGGCGAAGTCAGCAACAACACCGACCACGACATCAACCTCGTCGAGGCGAAGTACCCGGACGCGAAGATGGTCGAACTCCACGAAACGGCTGAAGACGGCTCCGGAGGCATGTCGATGCAGGAGAAGGAAGGCGGCTTCGACATTCCGGCCGGAGAGAGCCTCAGCCTCGAGCCCGGCGGCGACCACATCATGATCATGGGCCTGAAGAAGGCGATCAATCCCGGCGAGCAGATCAGCCTCGAACTCGTCACGGCCGATGACCAGACCATCGAGGTCACGGCAGTGGCGAAGGAATACTCCGGAGCTCAGGAGGACTACGCCCCCGGCGAGGCCGATCACGGTGACCACGAAGGCTCAAACCACGAGGACTCCGGCCATGAGGACTCCGACCACGGTGACCACGGTGACCACTGA